From the genome of Cynocephalus volans isolate mCynVol1 chromosome 15, mCynVol1.pri, whole genome shotgun sequence:
GGTTTACGCTACTGAAACTCCTGTGGAAGACAGGTAAAGCTGGCACAAATGTTACCTTTCCTAGTAggttctgcattttattttttttcctgctctatCATTGATTCATGTGTTTGGGACATCAtgaaatgtcattattttatctgttttaattatGGGTAATTGAGACTTAGaggcagtaaaaacaaaaaaattattaattttcagtGTCCAGAGATGAGAAATGAGTGTCTTATAACAGGTAAACTGAGGCAGGCATGTTAGATTAACATGTGTTCTTTTGGCAATTTCcttgatcaaatgggatttattgcTATGTTTTCCAAAGGCTAATTCATATGGGGAAATATTGGTTTACTTGAAAGAATTGGGTGTATAGACAACAAAtcattgctttattttaattttctgtgtgtgtgtgtgtgtgtgtgtgtgtgtgtgtgtgtgtgtgtgtgtttatgttatATCCTGCCATAGAAATATGTATAGGAGCTTGAATCCTTAAACCTGACTGGATTAGTTAGAGCTTTATATAGAACCAACAAAGACACTACATATTTGACATCTATTTAAAGTGAttgctgttcttttttattgtaagattattttttcttatagtagatacatcagtttttgtttttctttttgaggatCATGTGGCTGAATATAATCACCCTTCTTCCCAAGTTTtcatatatactattttattctCTATGTATTATTAGGCTAATATAGAAACTGTTCTTTGGTGAATCAGAATTTCTCAGtgtgatttttttcacatttaccaAAAACCATTGTGTCAGAGTGAGATCATTCTGGCTTAATAGGATGCTATTTGGATGAGGGGTAAAGATTCTTTCTGGATAAACTAGTTGTTAGcagaaatttacttatttacagTGTCCATTCATTGGAAGGGATTGGAAGAACTTGTATTGAAGTTCCCCTAAAAATCTTGTTGGTTTATGTAAGCTACTACTTCAGTGTAGTAAAACACCCTAGTGGCACTTAAAAATTTTGCTTAGACTTCATTGGGTTGATAGTGGGGTAAAACAGAAAGAACTGGCTTTGAAGTCGGATCTTTAGTTTTAGTATTTTGTCCTGTCTAAACCATGTAGTATCTCTGTAACATAAATAGATAACTCAATCATTATCAAAAAAGAGACTTTTCAATGTtgttgtgagagttaaatgagaaaCTAAGTAAAGGTGACTTGCATACTGACACACAGTAGAAAGTTAATAAAAGTTAATGTACACTCATCCTTacattcttcattctttctgtGAATTTGCCTTCTTAGTGCTGAGTGCCCCAGCAAGAAAGTTTAGTATGTGTAATTATAAGAATGTTGTGTGATTTAGGGCAGGACTTGGGATCTGTGTTTACTATACCTCAACACTTCTAAATTCCCCAAAGCCAGAGATTATTTGCTCTCACCTCTTAATCATTTATTCTTTAGTTGAAGTTGTTAGTCCTTTTCATCTCTTGTCAGTCAATGTGGAAAGCATTTCTTATGCATAGTAATATTAGGTATCCTTGAAGGGAATATCTTATGTCTCTGTAGGCACCGAAACCTAATAAGGTTGAGCTAAAAGGTGTTAAGACCTGGTTCTGAAAGAAGCAAGGACAGTCTGTGTAGAATGTAGATTATATATTGTCTGACTTTTTATAGCAATATTATTAacctatatttataaaatattttcaatcttaGCTGACAGTTCTACAtaagttattttctttaattctcacaaccctcTGAAATGAGGTAGGTACTATGACTGCCATTTGACATATCGAGGAAATGGAGACTTAGACTGTGGTAGTATCTGATCAGTATTGCTATAGTCCAGGGTTATAATCAAGTGCTGATCCTCTTTTTTTTGGTGATGGTGGTTGTATTTTCATAGGACTTTATTTGTGAAGTTATTTAAGAGTGAATCTACAGCAAAGTACTAGAGAAATCTTTCTTCAATTAAATAGGAATCATTAGAAAGAAATGGGGATAGGTTTGGtatagatacataaataaatatagattgaTCTGAATGGTGtgctctcttttcttttgaagAACACACTTTAGTACTATTAACCTTTTGTGATGTGGGCATTTCataataattatagtaataataataataatacctaaacATGTACAAAGTTTTTACTATATACTATATCTACCATAGGTTTGTTTTGAAGCATTTCCTTCCTTACTTTCAAAAATACTTCCgtatttcctttatctttttactatctctatTCCAGAAGTGAGATCGAAAATCTACTTCTTAAAACAAGTTCACTCTTTACCTGTTATAGTCCttcttcttttcaaattgtaattTATATTTATGGTAGAAGTGCTATATAgagttacaaacaaaaaatacatttatactgtctttaacatttacttgtgtaTTTACTTTTGCTGATGCtctttatttcattgtgtggatttgagttactgtctaATTCCTTTCATCTCAATCTGAAGTACTTCCTTTCGTGTGTCTGGTAGGGCAGGTCTGCTAGCAATTAATTCTCTcggtttttgtttatctgtttttgttcatttcttcttcatttttgaagagagaagggaagtccCAGGCATCAGTGGCTTCTGCAGTGATGATGAGAAagtgaagaaaggagggaaggaaaaaccTAATGTGGTGCCTTTACTGACCATTCCTGGCAAGTTTTATGTTGGGTACTGATTGCATTGGTAAAGGGCTTCAAAGAAGATCTTGGCTTGGAACCCTGGAACTTTGGTAGGAGGAAGGGTGAATGAGTATGGCTGAAGGACTgattctaagaaataaatttggttGTTTTGTCAGAATTGGTATGGAGAGATCTGCTGTGTCACATTCATTGGGTATCAGATAATCTAACCTTTGGCTTTCCTAAAGTTGAACACATAACACACGTGTTTTTCCTGTAAGATGTACCATTTCGTTGTCTATAAGAAAAATTATGCTATAGATCTTCTATTTTCactctccattctttttttttttaattttatttttacttgtggtaaaaagaaaaaaatcgaatttaccatcttaaccaggCATGGCACAGGGCTTCGCCTCACTATGGCAGCAGCACGGCACAGCACGCTCGACTTCATGCTTGGCGCCAAAGCTGATGGTGAGACCATTCTTAAAGGCCTCCAGTCCATCTTCCAGGAGCAGGGGATGGCAGAGTCGGTGCACACCTGGCAGGAACATGGCTACTTAGCAACTTACTCAAACAAAAATGGCAGCTTTGCCAATTTGAGAATTTACCCACATGGATTGGTGTTGCTGGACCTTCAAAGTTACGACAGTGATGCACAGGGCAAAGAAGAAATTGACAGTCTTTTgaacaaagtagaaaaaagaatgaaagaattgaGTCAAGATAGTACTGGGCGGGTGAAGCGATTACCACCCATAGTTCGAGGAGGGGCCATCGACAGATACTGGCCCACTGCTGATGGGTGCCTGGTTGAGTATGATATAGATGAAGTGATGTATGATGAAGATTCACCTTATCAGAACATTAAAATTCTGCACTCGAAGCAATTTGGAAATATTCTTATCGTTAGTGGGGATGTTAATTTGGTGGAGAGTGATTTGGCATATACCTGGGCCgtcatgggcagtggcaaagaaGATTACACTGGCAAGGATGTACTGATTCTTGGAGGTGGAGACGGGGGAATATTATGTGAAATAGTCAAACTGAAACCAAGGATGGTCACTATGGTAGAGATTGACCAAATGGTGATTGATGGATgtaaaaaatacatgcaaaaaacGTAGTGACGTCTTAGACAATCTTAAGGGAGACTGCTGTCAGGTTCTCATAGAAGACTGTATTCCAGTACTGAAGAGGTACGCCAAAGAAGGGAGAGAGTTTGATTATGTGATTAATGATTTGACAGCTGTTCCAATCTCCATGTCTCCGGAAGAATATTCCACATGGGAGTTTCTCAGACTGATTCTTGATCTCTCAATGAAAGTATTGAAACAGGATGGGAAATACTTTACACAGGGGAACGGTGTCAATTCGACAGAAGCCCTGTTGCTCTATGAAGAACAGCTTGGGTGCCTGTATTGTCCTGTGGAATTTTCGAAGGAGATCATCTGTGTCCCTTCATACTTGGAATTGTGGGTATTTTACACCGTTTGGAAGAAAGTGAAACCATGAAGATGAATGTCCCCTAATCATGTGTGCTGCGAATAGCCTTCCTGACCTCCATGTGCTATTCATGCCATCAACATGAGTCAGGCAATTCATTGTGAATtccttaaagttttcttttttaaaattatttttaatttaaaaaagtgaatggAGAATGTATATTTTGATGAGGTAGGGTgttattttttttgaaagtcaGCTGAAGGATGATTAGACAGCACAGCGCAGACCGCTAAATGcactgacacccccccccccgaatgtgatttttgttactttttatttctctgtgggctatttttgttttggttttggtagACCTTCAATTTAGATGTTTAGAGGAATGAACATCGTTGTTTTATTCCAGAGGGAAGTTCTTGATGGTGTTTCTTTCCCCCAAAATTGACTTAGATATTAAAATTTGGTGCTTATAagagagagttaaaaaaaaaaaatcaattagcaATGCTTCAATTAAagttacaaaagagaaaaaaaaaatatacagttcagcagtgttaagtatattcacattgttgtgctatagatctctagaactttttcgtcttgcaaaactgaaactcttacCAATTAATCAAccattccccatttccccctccctccagcccttggtaaccactattttactttctgtctctaaattCAATGCTTTAAatacttcatgtaaatggaatcatttaaTATTTGTAGTTTTGTGATTGGCATTTTTCACTTCGCGCAATAGCCTCAAATTTcattcatgttgcagcatgtgacAAGATGTCCTCCCTTTTTAAGGTTAAAAATATgctattgtgtgtgtatatatatatatatatatatatatatatatatatacacacacatacacacacacacaccacatttttatcaatttatcctcttcatttgtttttagtatataTTATCTCTCTTTTTCAACCACTAAGTTTCCTTATCTCTAGATTTTAGCTTATTTAGGGACATAAACCATTTGCCTGGCTTGTTTTTTGGAAGTCATATTAATGGTTATATTTTCCATCTGTTTTGCAGCTATACTGctgatttatacatttttatattaattatatctgTAGAAATCTTTGagttattttattactttccttAGATATTTAATTGATTGGAAGTTTTAAAAGAACCTGGGACTTTGTcagttaaataattattaataatcaaGCTAATAGATTCTTTTCCAATAGTGTACAAATTCTACACTGCACCAGTTTAAATTATAGCACCTAATGCTGCCTCAAGGCTTGTGACATTATAACTTTTCAACTGAGCAATGCCTAATTTGTtatgaaagtgaaagaaaagttaagtaattcCATCAAATTTGTGCTGCTGACATCTGTTTCTGATAAAATTTTAGTAATATGataagaattaaaagcattgtgTGATTACTGGTTTCTGATTCCCATGATAGTATACTGTAGATTACTTGTCTTTCCTTTGTGAATCACTTATGTATGTGAGATGTTATTAAATCCAAATGGGAAAGAAATGTAGTGCTGAGGGACACTAAAGCAATAACTGAGTTTCTTTCTGACACTAATCCTCTTAAATTACCTGTTAAATGTGTAAAATAAGTTATCTTCTTGAATTttgcaaaaataatgaaaaattgtatgaaagaatttttaatatacaGTTGTATTTAGAGCATAATTTGTTTCTAAAGCCACATGATATTTTCAATCTACACGGGTCAGTGTGTTCAATCCATTTTTTACTCTATAACATAtgttgaattttctaaattttccttaAATTACTAATATTGCAAGAAGAGATATGATCTCTGAGATCAAAATTTATTTGGAGGTAATGAAGCTATATGTGAATGCTCTTGAAATTAAACTCTGGGGGTGAGAGGGAAGAAAGCAATTCAGAAGGGGGTGCTGATTAaggtaatggaaaaaaagaagagacggAGTAGGGAgttatcagaaagaaaaagagtcaaatagagagggaagaaagaagaaggtAGTTGTGAGAGAAATGAAAGTAGTATTttttgggaaaaagagaaaagaatggggGCCTAGAGGGAGTAGAGTTCCTAATTTTTTATGTAGTTTGGGATGGTTACCTTTTGATCTCAGAGCTAGGAATAGAGCTGTTTGATCCAGTATTTTAGGATTGCTTTAGTTTGCTGTTGTTGCTGAGCAACTTTGTCATTGGTACATCCACTAAGGTTATCGCAAGAGTGACCTTGCAGATACTAATCTCAGCAACATTCCATTTTCAGTTAACTCCCTAGGCTAGTGTGCCAGACTTGAGTCAAGCATATTTGGCTCCAATATTCATTTTCTTCACTGCACCATCCAGCTTCAATAAGGAATCACTTTTCTGGATCTACCCTATATactacaactttgctgaactcatttatttccTGTAGTAAGTTGACATTGTTGGATATCATAATTCTATGATTATGCCATCTGtacaaattcatatttttaaaagctttattgagatattgaccaacaaaaattgtttatatttaaggtatacaacatgatattttataaattgacatttttatttctttccctttttttcctattatgtGTCTTTAGGGCAAGTTACTCTTATGCTTAAACTTTAccttcatatataaaatggatGTAATAGATTTATTGGAATCACAAGCtgattttaaggattaaatgagagatgGTATGTAAAGGATCCAGTACAGTATTGGTATATACATCTtagtcttattcatttttgttgagaatgtgtctgtttcttcattttgtcTAATTTTAGTGTTTAGTTTtagaaagaagtttttaaaaatcacattaaaacactctcaatatctttttttatcttttagtattttaatccTCAATACTTTATCTGATCAGTTCTTGACTGATAGGATGATACAACTTAGACATTTTTCTACAGTTGTGAGGAATTGTTGTTTCAGCCACATATTCTAAGGTTGAAACTAAggatataatacaaatattttaatgcacCCGTATATTGCTTTTCTTCATCAAGTTTATATGTATCTTCATAAATAGTCTTTGTAGAAGCTGTTCCTTTTGTCAGGAATTCTGTTCTTTCCTATAACCCTATGGCTCCCTCTTGCCTGCATTTCCTTTCATTGTCTGCTGCAGTGCCATACTGTC
Proteins encoded in this window:
- the LOC134364199 gene encoding LOW QUALITY PROTEIN: spermine synthase-like (The sequence of the model RefSeq protein was modified relative to this genomic sequence to represent the inferred CDS: inserted 2 bases in 1 codon) — its product is MAAARHSTLDFMLGAKADGETILKGLQSIFQEQGMAESVHTWQEHGYLATYSNKNGSFANLRIYPHGLVLLDLQSYDSDAQGKEEIDSLLNKVEKRMKELSQDSTGRVKRLPPIVRGGAIDRYWPTADGCLVEYDIDEVMYDEDSPYQNIKILHSKQFGNILIVSGDVNLVESDLAYTWAVMGSGKEDYTGKDVLILGGGDGGILCEIVKLKPRMVTMVEIDQMVIDGCKKYMQKTXSDVLDNLKGDCCQVLIEDCIPVLKRYAKEGREFDYVINDLTAVPISMSPEEYSTWEFLRLILDLSMKVLKQDGKYFTQGNGVNSTEALLLYEEQLGCLYCPVEFSKEIICVPSYLELWVFYTVWKKVKP